Proteins found in one Oncorhynchus gorbuscha isolate QuinsamMale2020 ecotype Even-year linkage group LG15, OgorEven_v1.0, whole genome shotgun sequence genomic segment:
- the anapc4 gene encoding anaphase-promoting complex subunit 4 isoform X4 — MPAFRQVGEKQLPNPVLCMAWSPKRDLIALANTAGELLLHRLANFQRVWSLPPNENTGKEITALAWRPDGKILAFSLGDTKLVVLCDAEKAEILHLFPLENPVSCMHWMEVLEESSVLNSFYTSEDESNLFLPKLPTLPKSYSTTSKIFSEEKSDEILNLLGEVRLNILVLGGGSGFVELYAYGMYKIATLPGVPGTCSSLCLSSDLKSLSIITEIRSADNDPEICYIQLDTGLLSDCLPEVTRMARKFTHISTLLQYLRLSLTCMCEAWEDILMQMDLRLTKFVQEKNTSTQVQDEFLELLLWGQSSPELQALLMNQLTVKGLKKLGQSIETSYSSIQKLVISHLQSGSEALLYHLSEVKGMSLWKQKFQPLGLDSAAIEDAITAVGSFTLKANELLQVIDKSMKNFKAFFRWLYVAMLRMSEEHVPPELNKMTQKDIAFVADFLSEHFSENEELFDRKGKYFNVERVGQYLKDEDEDLVSPPNTKGNQWLKFLQESTHLKESPLLFPSYSQKSLHFVKRMMEGVIELCLQKPAEVIGKSVKQAVCLPLYTVPESSENTPRLFELPSLYNDKKTNMHYGVFCMPEISPCKLYLLRKFTDPFRPVPNGLMAIDLSNVLSHSIDDDAAGASSDCVYSCQDARFYDDETLTVVLRASEEENRGRVLAQLPLGSALSCEEEFNWDPSLRLDQQSGAIPVKGLVLENQWRDLENMKAQFVAVNGIRKVACVLSSNLRHVRVYEMDVEDEEDEERPESQNASSDQDGLEETPVIRGEAEGGEIEGGGQRDKEQLESGEALELS; from the exons ATGCCTGCATTTCGTCAAGTGGGGGAGAAGCAGCTCCCCAACCCTGTTCTGTGTATGGCATGGTCTCCAAAGAGGGATCTTATTGCCCTCGCCAACACTGCTGGCGAG CTGCTACTGCATCGCCTTGCCAATTTCCAGCGTGTTTGGAGCTTGCCACCCAATGAGAATACGGGAAAGGAGATCACTGCGCTTGCTTGGAGACCTGATGGCAAAA TCCTGGCCTTTAGCCTTGGGGACACTAAACTGGTGGTGCTGTGTGATGCAGAGAAGGCAGAGATCCTTCACTTGTTTCCATTGGAGAACCCTGTGTCCTGCATGCACTGGATGGAGGTGCTAGAGGAGAGCAG CGTCCTCAACTCATTCTACACCTCTGAAGATGAGTCAAACCTTTTTCTTCCCAAGTTGCCAACTCTTCCCAAGAG CTACAGTACTACTTCAAAGAtattcag TGAGGAGAAGTCAGACGAGATCCTGAACTTGTTAGGAGAAGTGAG ACTAAACATCCTGGTTCTTGGTGGAGGTTCCGGCTTTGTGGAGCTGTATGCGTATGGGATGTATAAGATTGCCACTTTACCGGGG GTTCCTGGGACGTGTAGCAGCCTGTGTCTGTCCAGTGACCTGAAGTCTCTGTCTATCATCACAGAGATCAGGTCAGCTGACAATGACCCAGAGATCTGCTACATCCAG CTCGACACAGGGCTGCTGTCCGACTGTCTCCCTGAGGTCACCAGGATGGCACGCAAGTTCACCCACATCTCCACTCTACTGCAG TACctgcgtctctctctcacctgtatgTGTGAGGCTTGGGAGGATATCCTCATGCAGATGGACCTTCGGCTCACTAAGTTCGTTCAG GAGAAGAACACCAGCACACAAGTCCAGGATGAGTTTCTGGAGCTTCTACTATGGGGACAGTCGAG CCCTGAACTACAGGCTCTCCTAATGAATCAGCTAACCGTCAAG GGGCTGAAGAAGCTGGGGCAGTCTATAGAAACCTCTTACTCCAGCATTCAGAAGCTGGTGATCAGCCACCTGCAGAG TGGTTCAGAGGCTCTGTTGTACCACCTCAGTGAGGTGAAGGGGATGTCTCTATGGAAACAGAAGTTCCAGCCTCTAGGCCTGGACTCAGCAGCTATAGAAG ATGCCATTACAGCTGTGGGTTCATTCACTTTGAAAGCCAACGAACTTCTACA GGTGATTGACAAGAGCATGAAGAACTTCAAAGCCTTTTTCCGGTGGCTGTATGTAG CTATGCTAAGAATGTCAGAGGAACACGTCCCTCCAGAACTCAATAAG ATGACCCAGAAGGACATTGCCTTTGTGGCGGATTTCCTGTCTGAGCACTTCAGTGAG AACGAAGAGCTGTTTGACCGGAAAGGGAAGTACTTTAATGTGGAGCGGGTCGGTCAG tacctgaaggatgaggatgaggatctAGTGTCTCCGCCCAACACCAAGGGGAACCAATGGCTGAAGTTTCTGCAGGAGAGCACACACTTGAAAG AGAGCCCGCTGCTCTTCCCTTCCTACTCTCAGAAGTCCCTACACTTTGTGAAGAGGATGATGGAGGGGGTGATTGAGTTGTGTCTACAGAAACCTGCT GAGGTCATTGGAAAGTCTGTGAAACAGGCTGTTTGTCTGCCCCTCTACACTGTGCCAGAGAG CTCAGAAAACACTCCAAGGCTTTTTGAACTTCCATCATT GTACAATGATAAGAAGACCAATATGCACTATGGGGTGTTCTGCATGCCAGAGATTTCACCCTGCAAGCTTTATCTACTGCGGAAGTTTACTGACCCATTCAG GCCTGTTCCCAATGGTCTCATGGCGATAGATCTGAGTAATGTTCTCAGTCACAGTATTGACGATGATGCTGCGGGGGCCAG TTCTGACTGTGTGTACAGTTGCCAGGATGCTCGTTTCTATGATGACGAGACATTGACAGTGGTGCTGCGAGCATCAGAAGAGGAGAACAGGGGGCGTGTCCTTGCCCAGCTCCCTCTTGGCTCTGCCCTCAGCTGTGAGGAGGAGTTCAACTGGGACCCCAGTCTTAG GTTGGACCAGCAGAGCGGCGCCATCCCTGTCAAGGGGCTGGTGCTAGAGAACCAGTGGAGAGACTTGGAGAACATGAAGGCCCAGTTTGTGGCTGTGAATGGGATCCGGAAAGTGGCATGTGTG CTGAGCTCCAACCTGCGGCACGTCCGTGTGTATGAGATGGATGTggaagatgaggaggatgaagagCGGCCTGAGTCGCAGAACGCCAGCTCAGACCAGGACGGCCTGGAGGAGACGCCGGTCATCCGGGGGGAGGCGGAGggaggagagattgagggaggggGACAAAGGGATAAGGAGCAACTAGAGTCTGGGGAAGCACTGGAGCTCTCATAG
- the anapc4 gene encoding anaphase-promoting complex subunit 4 isoform X2, whose translation MNTPQPTKMPAFRQVGEKQLPNPVLCMAWSPKRDLIALANTAGELLLHRLANFQRVWSLPPNENTGKEITALAWRPDGKILAFSLGDTKLVVLCDAEKAEILHLFPLENPVSCMHWMEVLEESSVLNSFYTSEDESNLFLPKLPTLPKSTTSKIFSEEKSDEILNLLGEVRLNILVLGGGSGFVELYAYGMYKIATLPGVPGTCSSLCLSSDLKSLSIITEIRSADNDPEICYIQLDTGLLSDCLPEVTRMARKFTHISTLLQYLRLSLTCMCEAWEDILMQMDLRLTKFVQEKNTSTQVQDEFLELLLWGQSSPELQALLMNQLTVKGLKKLGQSIETSYSSIQKLVISHLQSGSEALLYHLSEVKGMSLWKQKFQPLGLDSAAIEDAITAVGSFTLKANELLQVIDKSMKNFKAFFRWLYVAMLRMSEEHVPPELNKMTQKDIAFVADFLSEHFSENEELFDRKGKYFNVERVGQYLKDEDEDLVSPPNTKGNQWLKFLQESTHLKESPLLFPSYSQKSLHFVKRMMEGVIELCLQKPAEVIGKSVKQAVCLPLYTVPESSENTPRLFELPSLYNDKKTNMHYGVFCMPEISPCKLYLLRKFTDPFRPVPNGLMAIDLSNVLSHSIDDDAAGASSDCVYSCQDARFYDDETLTVVLRASEEENRGRVLAQLPLGSALSCEEEFNWDPSLRLDQQSGAIPVKGLVLENQWRDLENMKAQFVAVNGIRKVACVLSSNLRHVRVYEMDVEDEEDEERPESQNASSDQDGLEETPVIRGEAEGGEIEGGGQRDKEQLESGEALELS comes from the exons ATGAATACACCACAG CCCACAAAAATGCCTGCATTTCGTCAAGTGGGGGAGAAGCAGCTCCCCAACCCTGTTCTGTGTATGGCATGGTCTCCAAAGAGGGATCTTATTGCCCTCGCCAACACTGCTGGCGAG CTGCTACTGCATCGCCTTGCCAATTTCCAGCGTGTTTGGAGCTTGCCACCCAATGAGAATACGGGAAAGGAGATCACTGCGCTTGCTTGGAGACCTGATGGCAAAA TCCTGGCCTTTAGCCTTGGGGACACTAAACTGGTGGTGCTGTGTGATGCAGAGAAGGCAGAGATCCTTCACTTGTTTCCATTGGAGAACCCTGTGTCCTGCATGCACTGGATGGAGGTGCTAGAGGAGAGCAG CGTCCTCAACTCATTCTACACCTCTGAAGATGAGTCAAACCTTTTTCTTCCCAAGTTGCCAACTCTTCCCAAGAG TACTACTTCAAAGAtattcag TGAGGAGAAGTCAGACGAGATCCTGAACTTGTTAGGAGAAGTGAG ACTAAACATCCTGGTTCTTGGTGGAGGTTCCGGCTTTGTGGAGCTGTATGCGTATGGGATGTATAAGATTGCCACTTTACCGGGG GTTCCTGGGACGTGTAGCAGCCTGTGTCTGTCCAGTGACCTGAAGTCTCTGTCTATCATCACAGAGATCAGGTCAGCTGACAATGACCCAGAGATCTGCTACATCCAG CTCGACACAGGGCTGCTGTCCGACTGTCTCCCTGAGGTCACCAGGATGGCACGCAAGTTCACCCACATCTCCACTCTACTGCAG TACctgcgtctctctctcacctgtatgTGTGAGGCTTGGGAGGATATCCTCATGCAGATGGACCTTCGGCTCACTAAGTTCGTTCAG GAGAAGAACACCAGCACACAAGTCCAGGATGAGTTTCTGGAGCTTCTACTATGGGGACAGTCGAG CCCTGAACTACAGGCTCTCCTAATGAATCAGCTAACCGTCAAG GGGCTGAAGAAGCTGGGGCAGTCTATAGAAACCTCTTACTCCAGCATTCAGAAGCTGGTGATCAGCCACCTGCAGAG TGGTTCAGAGGCTCTGTTGTACCACCTCAGTGAGGTGAAGGGGATGTCTCTATGGAAACAGAAGTTCCAGCCTCTAGGCCTGGACTCAGCAGCTATAGAAG ATGCCATTACAGCTGTGGGTTCATTCACTTTGAAAGCCAACGAACTTCTACA GGTGATTGACAAGAGCATGAAGAACTTCAAAGCCTTTTTCCGGTGGCTGTATGTAG CTATGCTAAGAATGTCAGAGGAACACGTCCCTCCAGAACTCAATAAG ATGACCCAGAAGGACATTGCCTTTGTGGCGGATTTCCTGTCTGAGCACTTCAGTGAG AACGAAGAGCTGTTTGACCGGAAAGGGAAGTACTTTAATGTGGAGCGGGTCGGTCAG tacctgaaggatgaggatgaggatctAGTGTCTCCGCCCAACACCAAGGGGAACCAATGGCTGAAGTTTCTGCAGGAGAGCACACACTTGAAAG AGAGCCCGCTGCTCTTCCCTTCCTACTCTCAGAAGTCCCTACACTTTGTGAAGAGGATGATGGAGGGGGTGATTGAGTTGTGTCTACAGAAACCTGCT GAGGTCATTGGAAAGTCTGTGAAACAGGCTGTTTGTCTGCCCCTCTACACTGTGCCAGAGAG CTCAGAAAACACTCCAAGGCTTTTTGAACTTCCATCATT GTACAATGATAAGAAGACCAATATGCACTATGGGGTGTTCTGCATGCCAGAGATTTCACCCTGCAAGCTTTATCTACTGCGGAAGTTTACTGACCCATTCAG GCCTGTTCCCAATGGTCTCATGGCGATAGATCTGAGTAATGTTCTCAGTCACAGTATTGACGATGATGCTGCGGGGGCCAG TTCTGACTGTGTGTACAGTTGCCAGGATGCTCGTTTCTATGATGACGAGACATTGACAGTGGTGCTGCGAGCATCAGAAGAGGAGAACAGGGGGCGTGTCCTTGCCCAGCTCCCTCTTGGCTCTGCCCTCAGCTGTGAGGAGGAGTTCAACTGGGACCCCAGTCTTAG GTTGGACCAGCAGAGCGGCGCCATCCCTGTCAAGGGGCTGGTGCTAGAGAACCAGTGGAGAGACTTGGAGAACATGAAGGCCCAGTTTGTGGCTGTGAATGGGATCCGGAAAGTGGCATGTGTG CTGAGCTCCAACCTGCGGCACGTCCGTGTGTATGAGATGGATGTggaagatgaggaggatgaagagCGGCCTGAGTCGCAGAACGCCAGCTCAGACCAGGACGGCCTGGAGGAGACGCCGGTCATCCGGGGGGAGGCGGAGggaggagagattgagggaggggGACAAAGGGATAAGGAGCAACTAGAGTCTGGGGAAGCACTGGAGCTCTCATAG
- the anapc4 gene encoding anaphase-promoting complex subunit 4 isoform X3, translating into MNTPQPTKMPAFRQVGEKQLPNPVLCMAWSPKRDLIALANTAGELLLHRLANFQRVWSLPPNENTGKEITALAWRPDGKILAFSLGDTKLVVLCDAEKAEILHLFPLENPVSCMHWMEVLEESSVLNSFYTSEDESNLFLPKLPTLPKSYSTTSKIFSEEKSDEILNLLGEVRLNILVLGGGSGFVELYAYGMYKIATLPGVPGTCSSLCLSSDLKSLSIITEIRSADNDPEICYIQLDTGLLSDCLPEVTRMARKFTHISTLLQYLRLSLTCMCEAWEDILMQMDLRLTKFVQEKNTSTQVQDEFLELLLWGQSSPELQALLMNQLTVKGLKKLGQSIETSYSSIQKLVISHLQSGSEALLYHLSEVKGMSLWKQKFQPLGLDSAAIEDAITAVGSFTLKANELLQVIDKSMKNFKAFFRWLYVAMLRMSEEHVPPELNKMTQKDIAFVADFLSEHFSENEELFDRKGKYFNVERVGQYLKDEDEDLVSPPNTKGNQWLKFLQESTHLKESPLLFPSYSQKSLHFVKRMMEGVIELCLQKPAEVIGKSVKQAVCLPLYTVPESSENTPRLFELPSLYNDKKTNMHYGVFCMPEISPCKLYLLRKFTDPFRPVPNGLMAIDLSNVLSHSIDDDAAGASCQDARFYDDETLTVVLRASEEENRGRVLAQLPLGSALSCEEEFNWDPSLRLDQQSGAIPVKGLVLENQWRDLENMKAQFVAVNGIRKVACVLSSNLRHVRVYEMDVEDEEDEERPESQNASSDQDGLEETPVIRGEAEGGEIEGGGQRDKEQLESGEALELS; encoded by the exons ATGAATACACCACAG CCCACAAAAATGCCTGCATTTCGTCAAGTGGGGGAGAAGCAGCTCCCCAACCCTGTTCTGTGTATGGCATGGTCTCCAAAGAGGGATCTTATTGCCCTCGCCAACACTGCTGGCGAG CTGCTACTGCATCGCCTTGCCAATTTCCAGCGTGTTTGGAGCTTGCCACCCAATGAGAATACGGGAAAGGAGATCACTGCGCTTGCTTGGAGACCTGATGGCAAAA TCCTGGCCTTTAGCCTTGGGGACACTAAACTGGTGGTGCTGTGTGATGCAGAGAAGGCAGAGATCCTTCACTTGTTTCCATTGGAGAACCCTGTGTCCTGCATGCACTGGATGGAGGTGCTAGAGGAGAGCAG CGTCCTCAACTCATTCTACACCTCTGAAGATGAGTCAAACCTTTTTCTTCCCAAGTTGCCAACTCTTCCCAAGAG CTACAGTACTACTTCAAAGAtattcag TGAGGAGAAGTCAGACGAGATCCTGAACTTGTTAGGAGAAGTGAG ACTAAACATCCTGGTTCTTGGTGGAGGTTCCGGCTTTGTGGAGCTGTATGCGTATGGGATGTATAAGATTGCCACTTTACCGGGG GTTCCTGGGACGTGTAGCAGCCTGTGTCTGTCCAGTGACCTGAAGTCTCTGTCTATCATCACAGAGATCAGGTCAGCTGACAATGACCCAGAGATCTGCTACATCCAG CTCGACACAGGGCTGCTGTCCGACTGTCTCCCTGAGGTCACCAGGATGGCACGCAAGTTCACCCACATCTCCACTCTACTGCAG TACctgcgtctctctctcacctgtatgTGTGAGGCTTGGGAGGATATCCTCATGCAGATGGACCTTCGGCTCACTAAGTTCGTTCAG GAGAAGAACACCAGCACACAAGTCCAGGATGAGTTTCTGGAGCTTCTACTATGGGGACAGTCGAG CCCTGAACTACAGGCTCTCCTAATGAATCAGCTAACCGTCAAG GGGCTGAAGAAGCTGGGGCAGTCTATAGAAACCTCTTACTCCAGCATTCAGAAGCTGGTGATCAGCCACCTGCAGAG TGGTTCAGAGGCTCTGTTGTACCACCTCAGTGAGGTGAAGGGGATGTCTCTATGGAAACAGAAGTTCCAGCCTCTAGGCCTGGACTCAGCAGCTATAGAAG ATGCCATTACAGCTGTGGGTTCATTCACTTTGAAAGCCAACGAACTTCTACA GGTGATTGACAAGAGCATGAAGAACTTCAAAGCCTTTTTCCGGTGGCTGTATGTAG CTATGCTAAGAATGTCAGAGGAACACGTCCCTCCAGAACTCAATAAG ATGACCCAGAAGGACATTGCCTTTGTGGCGGATTTCCTGTCTGAGCACTTCAGTGAG AACGAAGAGCTGTTTGACCGGAAAGGGAAGTACTTTAATGTGGAGCGGGTCGGTCAG tacctgaaggatgaggatgaggatctAGTGTCTCCGCCCAACACCAAGGGGAACCAATGGCTGAAGTTTCTGCAGGAGAGCACACACTTGAAAG AGAGCCCGCTGCTCTTCCCTTCCTACTCTCAGAAGTCCCTACACTTTGTGAAGAGGATGATGGAGGGGGTGATTGAGTTGTGTCTACAGAAACCTGCT GAGGTCATTGGAAAGTCTGTGAAACAGGCTGTTTGTCTGCCCCTCTACACTGTGCCAGAGAG CTCAGAAAACACTCCAAGGCTTTTTGAACTTCCATCATT GTACAATGATAAGAAGACCAATATGCACTATGGGGTGTTCTGCATGCCAGAGATTTCACCCTGCAAGCTTTATCTACTGCGGAAGTTTACTGACCCATTCAG GCCTGTTCCCAATGGTCTCATGGCGATAGATCTGAGTAATGTTCTCAGTCACAGTATTGACGATGATGCTGCGGGGGCCAG TTGCCAGGATGCTCGTTTCTATGATGACGAGACATTGACAGTGGTGCTGCGAGCATCAGAAGAGGAGAACAGGGGGCGTGTCCTTGCCCAGCTCCCTCTTGGCTCTGCCCTCAGCTGTGAGGAGGAGTTCAACTGGGACCCCAGTCTTAG GTTGGACCAGCAGAGCGGCGCCATCCCTGTCAAGGGGCTGGTGCTAGAGAACCAGTGGAGAGACTTGGAGAACATGAAGGCCCAGTTTGTGGCTGTGAATGGGATCCGGAAAGTGGCATGTGTG CTGAGCTCCAACCTGCGGCACGTCCGTGTGTATGAGATGGATGTggaagatgaggaggatgaagagCGGCCTGAGTCGCAGAACGCCAGCTCAGACCAGGACGGCCTGGAGGAGACGCCGGTCATCCGGGGGGAGGCGGAGggaggagagattgagggaggggGACAAAGGGATAAGGAGCAACTAGAGTCTGGGGAAGCACTGGAGCTCTCATAG
- the anapc4 gene encoding anaphase-promoting complex subunit 4 isoform X1, translating into MNTPQPTKMPAFRQVGEKQLPNPVLCMAWSPKRDLIALANTAGELLLHRLANFQRVWSLPPNENTGKEITALAWRPDGKILAFSLGDTKLVVLCDAEKAEILHLFPLENPVSCMHWMEVLEESSVLNSFYTSEDESNLFLPKLPTLPKSYSTTSKIFSEEKSDEILNLLGEVRLNILVLGGGSGFVELYAYGMYKIATLPGVPGTCSSLCLSSDLKSLSIITEIRSADNDPEICYIQLDTGLLSDCLPEVTRMARKFTHISTLLQYLRLSLTCMCEAWEDILMQMDLRLTKFVQEKNTSTQVQDEFLELLLWGQSSPELQALLMNQLTVKGLKKLGQSIETSYSSIQKLVISHLQSGSEALLYHLSEVKGMSLWKQKFQPLGLDSAAIEDAITAVGSFTLKANELLQVIDKSMKNFKAFFRWLYVAMLRMSEEHVPPELNKMTQKDIAFVADFLSEHFSENEELFDRKGKYFNVERVGQYLKDEDEDLVSPPNTKGNQWLKFLQESTHLKESPLLFPSYSQKSLHFVKRMMEGVIELCLQKPAEVIGKSVKQAVCLPLYTVPESSENTPRLFELPSLYNDKKTNMHYGVFCMPEISPCKLYLLRKFTDPFRPVPNGLMAIDLSNVLSHSIDDDAAGASSDCVYSCQDARFYDDETLTVVLRASEEENRGRVLAQLPLGSALSCEEEFNWDPSLRLDQQSGAIPVKGLVLENQWRDLENMKAQFVAVNGIRKVACVLSSNLRHVRVYEMDVEDEEDEERPESQNASSDQDGLEETPVIRGEAEGGEIEGGGQRDKEQLESGEALELS; encoded by the exons ATGAATACACCACAG CCCACAAAAATGCCTGCATTTCGTCAAGTGGGGGAGAAGCAGCTCCCCAACCCTGTTCTGTGTATGGCATGGTCTCCAAAGAGGGATCTTATTGCCCTCGCCAACACTGCTGGCGAG CTGCTACTGCATCGCCTTGCCAATTTCCAGCGTGTTTGGAGCTTGCCACCCAATGAGAATACGGGAAAGGAGATCACTGCGCTTGCTTGGAGACCTGATGGCAAAA TCCTGGCCTTTAGCCTTGGGGACACTAAACTGGTGGTGCTGTGTGATGCAGAGAAGGCAGAGATCCTTCACTTGTTTCCATTGGAGAACCCTGTGTCCTGCATGCACTGGATGGAGGTGCTAGAGGAGAGCAG CGTCCTCAACTCATTCTACACCTCTGAAGATGAGTCAAACCTTTTTCTTCCCAAGTTGCCAACTCTTCCCAAGAG CTACAGTACTACTTCAAAGAtattcag TGAGGAGAAGTCAGACGAGATCCTGAACTTGTTAGGAGAAGTGAG ACTAAACATCCTGGTTCTTGGTGGAGGTTCCGGCTTTGTGGAGCTGTATGCGTATGGGATGTATAAGATTGCCACTTTACCGGGG GTTCCTGGGACGTGTAGCAGCCTGTGTCTGTCCAGTGACCTGAAGTCTCTGTCTATCATCACAGAGATCAGGTCAGCTGACAATGACCCAGAGATCTGCTACATCCAG CTCGACACAGGGCTGCTGTCCGACTGTCTCCCTGAGGTCACCAGGATGGCACGCAAGTTCACCCACATCTCCACTCTACTGCAG TACctgcgtctctctctcacctgtatgTGTGAGGCTTGGGAGGATATCCTCATGCAGATGGACCTTCGGCTCACTAAGTTCGTTCAG GAGAAGAACACCAGCACACAAGTCCAGGATGAGTTTCTGGAGCTTCTACTATGGGGACAGTCGAG CCCTGAACTACAGGCTCTCCTAATGAATCAGCTAACCGTCAAG GGGCTGAAGAAGCTGGGGCAGTCTATAGAAACCTCTTACTCCAGCATTCAGAAGCTGGTGATCAGCCACCTGCAGAG TGGTTCAGAGGCTCTGTTGTACCACCTCAGTGAGGTGAAGGGGATGTCTCTATGGAAACAGAAGTTCCAGCCTCTAGGCCTGGACTCAGCAGCTATAGAAG ATGCCATTACAGCTGTGGGTTCATTCACTTTGAAAGCCAACGAACTTCTACA GGTGATTGACAAGAGCATGAAGAACTTCAAAGCCTTTTTCCGGTGGCTGTATGTAG CTATGCTAAGAATGTCAGAGGAACACGTCCCTCCAGAACTCAATAAG ATGACCCAGAAGGACATTGCCTTTGTGGCGGATTTCCTGTCTGAGCACTTCAGTGAG AACGAAGAGCTGTTTGACCGGAAAGGGAAGTACTTTAATGTGGAGCGGGTCGGTCAG tacctgaaggatgaggatgaggatctAGTGTCTCCGCCCAACACCAAGGGGAACCAATGGCTGAAGTTTCTGCAGGAGAGCACACACTTGAAAG AGAGCCCGCTGCTCTTCCCTTCCTACTCTCAGAAGTCCCTACACTTTGTGAAGAGGATGATGGAGGGGGTGATTGAGTTGTGTCTACAGAAACCTGCT GAGGTCATTGGAAAGTCTGTGAAACAGGCTGTTTGTCTGCCCCTCTACACTGTGCCAGAGAG CTCAGAAAACACTCCAAGGCTTTTTGAACTTCCATCATT GTACAATGATAAGAAGACCAATATGCACTATGGGGTGTTCTGCATGCCAGAGATTTCACCCTGCAAGCTTTATCTACTGCGGAAGTTTACTGACCCATTCAG GCCTGTTCCCAATGGTCTCATGGCGATAGATCTGAGTAATGTTCTCAGTCACAGTATTGACGATGATGCTGCGGGGGCCAG TTCTGACTGTGTGTACAGTTGCCAGGATGCTCGTTTCTATGATGACGAGACATTGACAGTGGTGCTGCGAGCATCAGAAGAGGAGAACAGGGGGCGTGTCCTTGCCCAGCTCCCTCTTGGCTCTGCCCTCAGCTGTGAGGAGGAGTTCAACTGGGACCCCAGTCTTAG GTTGGACCAGCAGAGCGGCGCCATCCCTGTCAAGGGGCTGGTGCTAGAGAACCAGTGGAGAGACTTGGAGAACATGAAGGCCCAGTTTGTGGCTGTGAATGGGATCCGGAAAGTGGCATGTGTG CTGAGCTCCAACCTGCGGCACGTCCGTGTGTATGAGATGGATGTggaagatgaggaggatgaagagCGGCCTGAGTCGCAGAACGCCAGCTCAGACCAGGACGGCCTGGAGGAGACGCCGGTCATCCGGGGGGAGGCGGAGggaggagagattgagggaggggGACAAAGGGATAAGGAGCAACTAGAGTCTGGGGAAGCACTGGAGCTCTCATAG